The Chelmon rostratus isolate fCheRos1 chromosome 9, fCheRos1.pri, whole genome shotgun sequence sequence ATCATGTGATGGATTTCACCTGCACTCTGTGAAAATAACCCAGCGCATGTCTAAGCACAGCCGGGTTCAGAATATCCTTctccaaaaaaaatcattcctctaacagcagaggaggaaagaaatattttcttttgccaTTTTGCCAAAGGATCAAATTGCTGGAAGTCTGTGTACTCAACAGTAAGGGCCAGTGTGTATCGtaaaatctgaaatgaaatggaaatttaGATAAGCTTAATATCTTCAAGAGCATGTTGGATCCAGATAAGAATTCCTCATCTTCAGTGTTTATAGGCATGGGAGTCATGCGTTAGCGTTATCATTAATGCAGGGTTCAATTGGAGAACAGCGGCTGAAACTCAGAGTTTCTGTAAGATTAAGATGTGCAGATTTTTCTCAAATTAAAGGGCGGCTCTGTGTGATGTGAAGTCGTGATGTAAAACCCACTAATAATCTGCATACAATTATGTGCGATGATGGAAAATATTATGTTCATGTATGAGGGATGTACAGACGAAAAGGAGGGTGGGATATCAGGTGATGAAGATGTGTCTATATGAAATGGTTCAAAGTACCAATGGAAatatttgaaaacacaaaagacaaacaataaagaatgaaaacaaatatacatatatattcatatttttatttatatttcatttctggGAGGATATCTTGTACACCAAATATCCCATTGGCAGTTAAGCGCATTCAATGTGTTTAGAAGCCAGAAACAGTCACTtgttttaacaaacacaaatacaaaataaagataACCACAAAATAATGAACTGCATGTATATAACATACAAAAGAATCCCATGCCTACTCAGTAGGTAACTTCAACATTCCAGCTCTTGAAGATGTGGATATTTACACTTAAGTTTTACAAAAATATACTTTAtaatttttctccttttttgctTACATTCTAATGAAATGAAGCGGTGCCCTCATAGCTCGtccctttttcctccctctgagTATGACTTACATTCTGTAACAAAAATATTCCCTCAACCCTTAAGGCGAGATGCAGTGCATCCTCTCTCTCGCGCGCAGCCAAGTCACAACATCAGCAAGGCTTCACAAAAGGCACCAAATAACGGGAGTGTTTGTcttgtttagatttttttttttttttcaaatgtttttttttcttctctctgtttttccatATAACCGAGCGACATGTcacatgtgtgagagagagagagagagagaaagagatagtACCAGTGGATGATATTTACAAACAGAAACTAACATCACTCTTACTCATGCTTGAATACTTAAGTGctttttttcaaacaatgtCAAAACGTATCACAGCATCATCACTACATAATAGAGAAAGTATGTAGAAAATATGGCCCTGCTCACTTCAAATAATacaatgcaaatatgcaaataatttTTCACATCAGTGGTACCAAAGAATGATAAAAACGAAACATGGCACATGTACAATATACATATATGGTAGCTTATGTATATCATTCAATGTCTTTTGTACTGTATGAGTGCCTGCAAGGGCGAACGTGCCTTAGCACCACAACTGCTGGCAATCTGTTTGTCTCTTGGTTTTTGTGTACCTAATAGCAGAGACCGTCAGCGCCGGTTTCTACTCTCTATCTGTTGAGTCCCTTATGCATTTGAagtgctgcatttgttttacagagacagaaaaaaaaatcccttttcaTCTTCTATTGTCTTTGCCCAGTCCTTGAcatgtgtctttttctctctttcaggtAAATCTCAGGATTCACCTAACACTGCACAGGGAGCAGACAGAAAAGTGCTTTTTGGAGGGGAAAACAAAGTCTTTTGATGCTGATTTCTTTCCCCTCAAAGAACCTTAAGGAAGGAGAGGTGCGGAGAGactaaaaaaagtttttctcGTTTGCTCTTTCTTAGCAAATCTCGATTGTCCTTGGGGAGAGAGTGGTCTGCATGTCTGATAGCGGGGTGGGGATGGGGGAGCTGTAGATGTTGGAGGCGActgaggaggggaaggaggaggcgACCTGGGATTGAAAGGTGCTGGACATGGAGACCGAGGGGTAGGTGGTGGCGACGGAAGGAGACGGATAGGAAGTGTGGACTGGAGAGGAGTAGCAGGAGGTGACGGGAGAGGGGTaagaagacactggagaggGGTAGGAGGTGATGGGTGAAGGGTAGCTGGAGGCAGGTGAAGCGGCTGATACCGGCACTGCTGTCACTGCCACTGCTCCTGTCTTCTCCGCTTTCTTGTCCTTCTGCCGTAGGTGGATCTTTGTGTGCCTCTTCCTCTCGTCACTGCGGGCAAACTTGCGTCCGCAGATCTCGCAGGCGAAGGGCTTCTCACCAGTGTGAGTGCGGATGTGTGTTGTCAGGTGGTCGCTGCGGCTGAAGTTGCGCATGCAGATGCGGCACTGGAAGGGTTTCTGGCCCGTGTGGATGCGGATGTGACGTGTCAACTCATCGGAGCGCGAGAAGCGCCGGTCGCAGGTCTCCACGGGGCAAGCGTAGGGTCTCTCGTGAGGAGGTGTCTTGCTCGGCCGGGTGGGATACTTGCGCATACGGCTGGGCTTAATCAGCTGGGACTGGTAGACACTCTTTAAGTCCTGGGAGCCAGTCTGGGTGGCAAAGGCCTTGATGGTGGACAGAGGAGTGAGGGAGGGCTGGCTTGACTGACTCTGGAAGGGCTTTTGGTCAGGGGGCACCAAGCTGATCTCTCCCTGCTGCTGAGGGAAAAGGTAGTCAGGAATCATGGGCACAGGGAAGCTAGTGCTGCAGGTCTTGCCATTGGGGTAGGCCGGAGGAGGGTACTGCACTGCTCCCGCCGAGCTGGGAAAAGCCTGGCCCTGGTCTGGGAAGATGTCAGAGTTGGGGCTGGAGTAGGTCGGGGCAGCTGAGTAGATGGGGTTGGGCTCGCTGTGGTGAATGGAGGAACTGAGGCTCGAGCTCTGAGATGAGGAAGAggtagaagaggaggaagtggaggaggacgGGACAGATGAGGAGGCGGACGAGGTGGTctgtgaggaggcagaggaagagctggagCTGGGGGCAATGTTGCCCATCAGGCCGGTGAACAGGCCCAAAATGGGCTCCGCCCAGAGGCTGTTGCTGCAGGTGGTGGCGGGCTCCAGGGTGAAGCGGCCTGTGTAAGAGATGGGCGGCAGCCTCTGGGTGGGGTAGGTCTGCTCTGGCTTCTCACAGTTGAAGGGGATATCAGGTAACGTATCTGCAGGGAGCACATAGAAGGGGGAGACATTAATCAAACTGTCAATatccagagggagagagagggggattCCTGCCAGAGCAGTGGACAGTGTGTCACCCGTCTCCTCTGTGACAGATCAGTCAGGTGCCCACGCAGagacagacccccccccccccccaaactaAACTCATACCCACTAAACTCTAAAACTGTCTTGTCCACACCTCAACAAGAGCTGCTGTGTAGGCTTTCTAGACTCTCCTGTGCTCACACTCTGTCgatctttctttcattctttccgTCTTCCTgtcacatgcgcacacacgcgcgtgcacacacacatacacacacacacacaaacacgcacattcTTGAAGCCCATCACAGAGCCCGAGGCAATTGATTAGCGAAACTGCAGTTCAGCTGGTTTTAGGAATGCAATTTGAATTGAGCTGTAGGAGTGTCTAGAGGCATGCGGTGACTGAGCAGTGTTTGAGTCCTCCGAGGGTCGACAGGGATTTAGAGCCTTCAATAAATTGGTCTTAAGTCAAATTTTCAAAATGTCTCTGTTTCCTCATTTGTAGAGTTTTATGAAGGTGTTGTGTTCAGGCAGCTTAAATTATAATTTACTTGTAGCCTTTGTTGTAATTGTAATTTAAGTATAAAATGTATTACCACAAGCCATGATAAAACAAATCAATAGAGACTTGTAACTAAAAATCTTAACATGTCAGCTGATCAGTTAATAATGTGCATTAATAATACACAGCAAAACATAAATTATAATTAAAGttatgcagctgtttgtttctcctaACTCTGTTCTTGGTTTAGTGCAGCTCAGCAGATCTGATCCAATCTTTAGTTCAGCTTTACAAGCAGCATAGAAAGCCAAAGGCAATAGAGGCAAATCTGCAGCTCTTACCTCCAGCAAGATGGTCGTACTGTTCTCCTGGCTCTCCGGAGCCAAAGCCTGCACCTTCGGGTGCGGAGGCGGTGAGGAAGGGGGTCCCTGTAGAGCTGAGCatcatcacctcctccagcttcGGGTAGTTATCCATGGGGGAGTGAGGGAAGCTCAGCGGCTCTGAGATCTGCAGGGCTGGGAGGATCATCTCGGTCTTggctgcagccatcctctgtgctgtcctctggtgctggagctgcagggctGAGGCTGCGCTGGTGGCTGCTGAGGAGTGCAGGGAGGCTGGGTGCACGCTGGCAGAGCGGTGCCTCGCAGGTGGAGGGAATCACTTAGCCCAGCTCAGGGAGCGCTGCACACttctgctgatgctgaggaAGACGCTGTCTTCTGCTCCGTGACTCTTGCTCTCCAGTTGtcctgttgttttcctttttctctcagagaTGAGTAAAGATCCACTTGTCTTTTCAGAAGAAATCAAAAGTGTCCTTTATACTCATTCCCTAACATTCATcaaaattaatcaacaaattaattttgatttttttttttaaatctatgtATTAAATAACTTATCCAATCAGGTTTTGACCTTCTTGGATGGATGTtgttttgaattgatttttcacttttgttgtgatttttctCAGTAAGGGAGTTCTATGTGTTTGTCTATCTATCTCTGCTCTAACAGTTGCTCTTGTGGGCTCTCAGGGCTCTCTCTGAGCTGAGAGGTTTCCCCGCTCCTTTTATACCCTCTTGCCGTGACGTAGATGTCCATATTTGGAGCGGAGGAAGCCCATATTTAGGCACTGCAGTGGAGGACACATGACGCTGGCCTGGGgggaaagcagagaggagagtctTTATATTAAGCTCTCGCTGTAAATTGCGAAGACAACGCCGCTCTTCCTCGGTCCCGAATCAATGTGTCTTTATAGCAGAACAACTCCGCCAGACAGCAGCATAATTCTTGCTCTCTCCCGGTCGCCCCATAGATTTGATTTGGATTTCCCATCTGTGCAGCAGGCTGCGCCGCTGCCGGAAAGCCCGGCTCCGCCGTGCCTTATAAGGTCGTGACTACATAAGGACCTATTCCGGTGGGTTTCCATTTCCCTGTCCTTATTTGGAACTTCCTGAGGCTGCGCTGATCGCTGCTTGGCAGTGAATGAGAGGCTGGAGTGCAAATCATGTCCTGCGCTCACAATAACTAATGTCAGCAGCAGAatcctgctcctctgtctcaACGCGCCGCTTCAGCGGAACTGTTCGCCCAGACTTCATGTGAAAGTGTGCAACAGACAAACTGCTTCACGTGTTTTGCTCATGTAAGAACATGACAGACTTTCTGCCCGCGCGCTAAATAAGAACGAAAGCATGTTTTAACCACACATGCAACAGTTTTGCGTTGCTCTATTTATGATGCACATACATTTTCAACCAAAACACGCAAACAATTCAACCTAAGCAGACTCACACGCGACTTTCTTTTACAGAATGGAACTGGTAGGAAGATACATTGCCATACATTCATATTGCctataatttttatttattgtgaatAATTAGCCGACATGTGAAACTGATTTAGACTTTTGATAGAAATTAGGCTGTGAGCTAAAAAATACAAGACTGTGCAAACTCTGCTGGCTGGTGGCAAACTTCCCCTAAATTAACTTTGCATCTCTCTCGGCTGTGTCATTGATTAATGAGGCCAGATAGCCGCGGATGCTGACGAGGTGCGGGGTGATCCGTCTAATTGAGGGGTGTCCCCGGCTCAATATTCGGGGAATCTCTCTGCCACTCAGCGGGCTAATGGGCCGCATTAACTACGCTGCGCACAGCTGCCAGGACGCCTGCGGGATACCGATGTTCCCCCCGGCTGCTCCAGCTTTGGCTGGCGCGCCAGCACTGCTCGGTGGATGCTGACGGGAAATCAATGTGTTTCCCTTGCTGCTGACTGGATCTATATGCGAGCAACCTCATTGGGAAACATCGTGGGCAGGAGACGCTTTGAGGtggcctgagagagagagacagagggagagagagatgatgctGATGCGTTGGAGAGGGCAGCCCAGGTGAGACCCCCGTTCCTCAAATAGGcctttcacttcatttgagtCCAACTACCTATTGCATATAGCTCTTAAAGCACGTTTAACTGCCCTTCATCTACAGGTGTTGGTGCCACAATGATACCTCAATCAGTTTagcagacagatagatagatagatagatagatagatagatagatagatagatagatagatagatagatagatagatagatagatagatagatagatagatatgggaacaaaacaacacagtccAGGTGCACACAGTAGGTTTTTGGTCTTCACTGGATTGCATTCTCTCCCAGGCGTTTCCCATTCAGCCTCTGGCAAATCTCTCTGTTTACCCCCATTAGACTGATAGCAAAATTCTGTCATATATTATGGATGATCTGGAGCAGAGGCTCCTTCACAAAATCCAAATAAGCCTGAAGTAGAGGGCGCAGCTGGAGAATGTGTAATGTTGTTTATTCATACAGTCAGATACATATAAATGATCAAATCTAATCACTTTTGAAGGTATGTGGCTCTGCACAGCGGTGTTGTATTATAGGAGGAAAATGGTGCActcgctgcacacacacacacacacacacacacacacacacacacactcctgcaacTTGAGTTTACATTGTGTTTCTCAGCATGCCACTCTTCTCCAGCCCTGTTAGTGTGAGGGAAACAAAAGACCAGAAGCTCGGGACATGACGATGGTGAGTTACACAAAGTGACTGTAACTGTGTGGTGAGGTGGTGATGCCAAAATCTAAACTCCTGTCTGCATCCTTCTGTGCTGTCATGCATCAGTTGCCGAGGTCGATAAATTTGTggcaaagcaaagaagaaagagcagagagagcagatgagAGAACTCATCATCTGATGACAATGTAATAAAATCAGGTTAGGGAAAACTGTCAGAAAAGTAATAAAGTAATAAAGATGATAAACAGTTCACAGTGGCTGTTTGGGCCTCCCTTCACTCTGATGCATGGAGGGGGTGGAAGCCAGATGCTGTAAGGGCAGGGGAAGGAGAattagtgtatgtgtgtgtgtgtatggatgttGTTGTGCATGATGTGTGCACTGTTGCATGTTCGTgcctatatgtgtgtgtttgggtcagTCGGTTCATTCTCCACGGTGTGTTCCCCATTGCTGCCCACACAAACCAGCCAGAGGAGTCCTCGCCTGATGAAACTCCAACGCTCTGCCAGCCGGCGAGAAAGAAAGGCTCTCCCATTACCTACGCAGCCACCACACCCCTgttctcacatacacacacgcacacacacacacgcaaacacacccTGCATGAGCACGCTTGATATTTAATCATGCCCCAATCTGCCACAGAGAAAATACGAGGAAGTAGATGGGGAAgccaaaaaaagagagaggaggtggaagagagGAGTTGGAACATAAAAataaagggagaggagagagagagagcgaagaaATAGAGATGTATTCTGTAGATGGCGAGGAGTTGGAGGCAGGTtgagaaaaagagatggagaaggtGGGAGGGAAGGGTGAGGGCgatagaaaaatagaaaatagagaGACCGAGAGAGAATCCTCACACCCACATGCTGTACGTGGGAGCAAATACCAAGCTTTGTGCTGGCATTTGTCAGCAGCCCGGTGCCAGGCAGTCAGTCAGGgagacaggacagagagacagacagacactcctGCTCCTCCGTCACACCTCCTCACCTACTGGGCCACCCACACCGACCTGTGGTGCAATCCCTCCGCATTAGCATACAGGTGTGCTCTGCCTTGTGTGCTCCCATGATGGGCGGACCAAGATTAGAGGGTGGCGATGACAGTTACCAAAGCCTGAGTGTTACATAATGTGGCCGAGGGGATGGGGAGGGAGGAATAATGtaatgacacagagagagagagagtgagaggaccTGGTTATTTTGGAGCACAGTATGCAGCCATCACAGATTTATTTTGCCATGTGCGATGGGGGTGAGAGTGGTGGACTTTAAGatgatataaaatgaaatgtggcaTTGATGTGTTGGGGCCTGTATAACACACGGGGAGAGCTGATAATTAAATTGGAGCGGAGGCCTGATGGTCTCCGGCAGAGTGACAGGCTGAATATTAGCCCATAGTCATGGAGTGATggggagagaagcagagaacGTGATAGGAGGGTATTtgataaatgtcatttttcctCCCAGCTTTTTAAGTGACGCAGCAGGAGCGTGCGGCCTGACCTTTTACACGCAGAGCGAGATGCGCCTGGGAAAAGACGAGCTGGCGCGAGAGGGACAAAATCTCCCGGAAACGTCGAGGAAACTGGCGGTGTAAAGAGGTCGTGGAAAATCTTGGGACTAATTGACGTGCATGAAAAGCCAAGTGGATCTAATGGGATTCTGGAAACCACAGTCGATGAAAACATCCAGTCCTGTCTGTTTAAATACTTGACACCTCAACTCGGCGCTCCAGTCATCATAAACCTTGGCCCACGTATTGAAACCTAACACAGCCCATCACAATACAATACAGAAGATTACGGCACACCACCTGTTGCTACGCTGTAGCAGccagacatttcttttttttttgctgtgttcagAGGAGTCCAGGAATGCCGCTGTGGAATGCTGGCCTTGCGTTAGCGGCGTATGATTATGCTGTGGGTAAAGATCACACGTTTTCTTTTACAGTGGGAGCTGACCTACTGAGGCTTTAGGCCCCGGTGATGAAAAACAATCTGCTCGCACTTCACAGTCACTGCAGGCGTCCCTCCCTGTTGTACACTTCCCCTCCCCACCCGAGGCTGTGGAGCGGGATCGGCGTTAGCATATCACACAGAAACAGGACCCTGGCATCGAATAGCCCCTCTATCTGCTTATCTGTCTGTTGTTGGTGGTCGGTGACAGAGAGACAATTACTAAACGCATCCCCGAGGATGTGTGACTCACCGAGCCCCCGGCCTGTTTGTCTAATGCCTGTGACAAAAgatctgacccctgacctttcaGCTCCCGATGAGTCACCGGCAGTGCGGCGAGAGACGGGGCTTCCCCACACCATGCCGCAGTCACAGTACAGCAACGGGTAACATTTAAAGGTTGTcacaaaacacttttctgtttgtctgagcTGTGCAAACCATAATCTGTGGGTGGCAAGATCCCGGCTGATGTATAATAGGTCAGCCCTGCATCTGGTATCTTCAGTGTTATTGGTTGGGGCTTGAGAAGCTAGTGCATTAGCTTAGCAGATCAAGTGCCAGATCAATGGCCGCTGAGGCCGctgcttaaaataaaatattctatTTAAAAATACTATTGAATTTACCACCTAGATAAGTAAAGGCGCCTGTTGTGCTGTTATTGATTTTGAGATGAGACTTGGCTCATCTCACAGTCTTTGTACAAACTGTATCTGAGACAAAGCCTGAAGATAGAGGCTTTCCTGAGCGAGGCATCTACCACAAGCATCTCCTGGTGTGCCTTCCTATTTCTTCCTGCTTGTCAATCAGGGGTGGAAAGTACCTGAGTAGACCTAATCAAGTTCTGTACAGAACAGTTTTGAGATACTAACAGTTCAGGCAACTTAACTtcagtatttctattttctgccactttataTGTCCACTCTAtgctgtatttttacattgtcaTAGTGGTACTTTTAACTAAAAGGAGTACTTCTTCCAGcactgctgtcatgtttttaaaCAGCCTCATCAGCCACGTCGTGAAGGAGAAAATCAGGCACAAAACCAGACcatatttcactttaaatttACTTCAAAGCTGCCTGGATGTTGCGCCTTGCTGCGCCGGGACAGAGCTTCCTATTGGCTGGTTGACTGAGCTGACTAAAATCTGCTGCTCTTCACACTGCTGACGTCTCGCAGACAGAGAGGCCGACAGGAAGGAGCGAGGGAGGCAGAAAGATGTGGCCTCAGCGTCCAGACTGAGCAGCAACTGGTTTGTTGTCTTTAGCCAACACGTTTGGGTGTGACTCATGTGCACACGTACTCggagcagacagaaaacatccaGTCTCACAGACCTGTTTTTATTCTACTACAGTCTTCAGATTTCTGTCCGGTATTCAAACTTCGCTCGAGTCCGCAGTCAAATGGAGCGCCGCCAGTCCACATCTGTTTATGTGGAAGAGCGGCTTTGTGCAGCGTGGGTTTATTATTGCATCAGACAGTCACGCCATCACCCCTGCTCACTCCTTGGACCTTGACGTTTATTGAGAGAATGGTAAGAAAGGGGAGAGAGTTTGGTTtttatcttttcctctctgaacCAAAAGCTATAAACACAAAGCCTGAGCTAGTGAAAATTTGGTAAACTAAACCTGAAATCGCCCCATCTCTCAAAGGATGATCCGTCTAAACCTGGTGTTATACAAACAGAcaaggcacacacactcttcctctctctttctctctctctctctctctctctcacacacacacacacaaacctttaaGTTGTTCTCCAGAGTTTATTTGAGTTTTGAGTCAGATCAGAAGTTGCCAAGACAAATAGTCTCCTTGGGTCCAGTGGCCAAAGCAGTTCCCAATAACTTcctgtgaagtgaaaatgacagccagagagaggcaCATCTGCTCAGGTGAGAGTTATTTGTTTTGTAGTGTCGAAGCTGAGGTAAAGCGAAGGGGTAGAGAGGGTGAGCGGCGGAGAGATAAATGGGTGAGGAGAGatacagaggcagaggaagtgatggaaaagcagagccagagagcaaCTCAGACAGCAAGTGAAAGAGAAAGCGACTGTCGCTGGGTTGTTGACAGGTGGGCCTCAGGGCAGGTACGACAGGTTGATTCACGTAagcccctctccctcctctcccccacctTCCAATCCTCCCCTCTGCCCTAGCTGGAGACTGCCGATGTGGGATAGCCTACAGGGCTGAGGAGACAGGTCTCCATCAGAAAGCCCCCCAACCCTTTACAATCATAGGATAATCATTTAACTCTGAGTGCCATACGTCAACAGGCATGACGGCTGAcgaggcagacagacaagacGACAAACAACACGAACTGCAACACCCGTTGTATGCTTccaaggaaaaaagaaagaaaaaaaactaggaatggaaggagggagggatgaataaatgaataactgTCAGAAGCATTTGGTTTATGGGACAATGGGTTTTTCAGGAGTTGATGCTCGGGGGCTAAATGTCACTTTGGGTCACTTGGACCGAAGAACAGATTTTGTaaactctgcagc is a genomic window containing:
- the egr1 gene encoding early growth response protein 1, which gives rise to MAAAKTEMILPALQISEPLSFPHSPMDNYPKLEEVMMLSSTGTPFLTASAPEGAGFGSGEPGEQYDHLAGDTLPDIPFNCEKPEQTYPTQRLPPISYTGRFTLEPATTCSNSLWAEPILGLFTGLMGNIAPSSSSSSASSQTTSSASSSVPSSSTSSSSTSSSSQSSSLSSSIHHSEPNPIYSAAPTYSSPNSDIFPDQGQAFPSSAGAVQYPPPAYPNGKTCSTSFPVPMIPDYLFPQQQGEISLVPPDQKPFQSQSSQPSLTPLSTIKAFATQTGSQDLKSVYQSQLIKPSRMRKYPTRPSKTPPHERPYACPVETCDRRFSRSDELTRHIRIHTGQKPFQCRICMRNFSRSDHLTTHIRTHTGEKPFACEICGRKFARSDERKRHTKIHLRQKDKKAEKTGAVAVTAVPVSAASPASSYPSPITSYPSPVSSYPSPVTSCYSSPVHTSYPSPSVATTYPSVSMSSTFQSQVASSFPSSVASNIYSSPIPTPLSDMQTTLSPRTIEIC